The nucleotide window CCAAGCATTGTATCGCCATCGGATCGTCCTCCAAGCGACATTTGGTATATCGGGTACATGTCTTTGCCTGCGCGTCCTCCACCTCCAAAGAATCCCAGTGTTGCAATTTCATGCTGTCCACAAGAGTTGGGACATCCGCTGATCTTAATTGATGCCTCTCGGAGGTCTTCGTCCTCGTCTAGCTTTAGCTCAATGAACTTTCTTTGGATTTCCTTTGCCAATCGGTGTGAGTTTGTTAGTGCCAAATTACACGATGTAGTGCCAGAGCATCCAATTGGGTGCACCATTGTAAGTGAGCCAGGGTTTGCAAGGCCTATTTCCAATAATTTAGAATATAGTCGCGGCAAATCAGATTCCGCAACCCATCTCAGATAGATGTCTTGCACGAATCCGGTTCGCGCATAGCCTTCTGCTGAGAACTCGCGCGAAATATCTGCAATTGCTCGAAGCTGACTTGCAGTGACGTCTCCAGCCTCCAGTGTTATTGATACAGAATAGTAACCGGCTTGTTTTTGTGCAAATGTGTTGCCCTTACGCCACCTTGAGAATCCATCTGGGATTGACTTGCCATCAAATCCCGAAATTCTCACATGTGGTTCTATTTTTTGTGGGTTTTGATCAATTGATAACTTTACTATAGCAGACTGGGTCATTCGGACTAGCGCTCTTTCCTTTAGAACCAAATTCTGGAATTTCTCCCATCCCATCTCATCCACCAAATATCGCATTCGGTTACGCGCCATGTTCTTTCTATCACCTAATCTATCAAAGATTCTAATTGTTGCAATCGATGTGTACAACAAGTCTTCTTCCGGAGTCCAGTCTTCCAGCTGGTGTCCAACAAACGACTTGTTGCCAAGGCCTCCACCCAAAAACACCTTGAAGCCTCTTTGCTCTTTGCCGTTTATGATTTTGATTTGTGGAATCAATCCTACATCGACCATTCTTGCCATTCCGTGCTTTTCACAGCATGTGAAATTGAACTTGAATTTTCTTGGTAGTGATTGGTTTAGTGGATTTCTTAGGAAAAACTTGGCAGTGGCAATCGCATATGGGGTTACATCAAACTCTTCTGCATTACATACTCCGGCAAGTGGGCTGCACATTACGTTTCTGACTGCATTTCCACATGCTTCTCTGGATGTTAATCCAACTTCGGCCAAGTTTCGCATTATCTCAGAGACATCTTCCAGTATGACCCAGTGCAATTGCACATTTTGTCTAGTGGAAACGTGTGCACTTCCAATGGAATACTGCTCAGATAATGTGGCCAGTCGTTCTAATTGGTGCGGATAGACCTCACCTGCTGGAAGCTTTACTCGCACCATTGCATAATCATCAGTCATTCGAGTGCCATATGCGCCATGCTGTAGTCTGAATCGTCGGAACAAGTCAGCGTCTAGCTTGCCTTGTCGGAATTGCTTGACGGTATTTGCAAAGTGATCAGCCTCCTCTATTCGTGCCCAGTTTACCTTGGGCTTGCGGCCTTCCTTTGGCTTGTGTATTGTGGTACTCAAATTCAACTAACTTCCCTCAAAATTGGATATAAATTTTTGATAAAAATTGGAATTTACCGACATAACAAAAATGCCGGTAATATTTTCCGGCTTGCATTAGTGTTACCTAATGTGAAAAGTTTGCGCATAATTGACAATAAACTATTAATGTCATTTAATTTGGGCTAAATTCGTGCAAAGCGCTCAAACAAAAGAAAAGACAAAAATTTTTGCAGATGTAAATGAGGCAAGAATCACAGCAGCAATTGCGGATGAGTTCTTTGCAGTCTTTAAAGAAAGAATAACATCGGATGTCATAATTATTGGCGCAGGTCCTGCAGGGCTTACCGCAGGCAGAGAATTATCATTAATGGGCTACAAGGTCCTAATCATAGAGCAAAACAACTACCTTGGTGGCGGCTATTGGCTTGGCGGTTACATGATGAACCCAGTCACAGTTCGAGCACCAGCACAAAAGATCTGGGATGAGCTTGGCATTCCATACAAGCAGGCAGGAGATGGGCTATACATCACTGCAGGACCACACGCTGTATCCAAATTAATTGCAGCAACATGTGATGCTGGCGTGAAATTTTTGAATCTGACTAAATTTGATGATCTAATTTTGAAGTATGGTCGTGTATCAGGTTTGGTGGTAAACTGGATGCCAGTATCTGCCCTACCTAGAAACATCACATGTGTAGACCCAGTAGCACTGGAAGCAAAAATGGTAATTGATGCATCAGGTCATGACTCTGTTGCAGTAAAAAGACTGGTGGACAGAAAACTTGTAGAATGGAAGGGAATGAATCCAATGTGGGTAGAGGAAGGCGAAGACAAGGTAGTCGAGGCCACAGGTGAGGTCTATCCAGGGCTTGTGATTGCAGGTATGTCCGTTACCGAGACACATGGCTTGCCAAGAATGGGTCCAACTTTTGGCTCTATGCTATTTTCAGGAAAGAGAGCAGCAGAAATCACCGCC belongs to Candidatus Nitrosotenuis cloacae and includes:
- a CDS encoding nitrite/sulfite reductase, giving the protein MTDDYAMVRVKLPAGEVYPHQLERLATLSEQYSIGSAHVSTRQNVQLHWVILEDVSEIMRNLAEVGLTSREACGNAVRNVMCSPLAGVCNAEEFDVTPYAIATAKFFLRNPLNQSLPRKFKFNFTCCEKHGMARMVDVGLIPQIKIINGKEQRGFKVFLGGGLGNKSFVGHQLEDWTPEEDLLYTSIATIRIFDRLGDRKNMARNRMRYLVDEMGWEKFQNLVLKERALVRMTQSAIVKLSIDQNPQKIEPHVRISGFDGKSIPDGFSRWRKGNTFAQKQAGYYSVSITLEAGDVTASQLRAIADISREFSAEGYARTGFVQDIYLRWVAESDLPRLYSKLLEIGLANPGSLTMVHPIGCSGTTSCNLALTNSHRLAKEIQRKFIELKLDEDEDLREASIKISGCPNSCGQHEIATLGFFGGGGRAGKDMYPIYQMSLGGRSDGDTMLGLTLLRIPAKRVIPATLKLIEIFKANKKQGDDFKSWIHKVVTGHADSAVKSLDDIKKILLPFTEAPSIEADKDFYADYGSDSHYHARTGKGECAA
- a CDS encoding sulfide-dependent adenosine diphosphate thiazole synthase, with the translated sequence MQSAQTKEKTKIFADVNEARITAAIADEFFAVFKERITSDVIIIGAGPAGLTAGRELSLMGYKVLIIEQNNYLGGGYWLGGYMMNPVTVRAPAQKIWDELGIPYKQAGDGLYITAGPHAVSKLIAATCDAGVKFLNLTKFDDLILKYGRVSGLVVNWMPVSALPRNITCVDPVALEAKMVIDASGHDSVAVKRLVDRKLVEWKGMNPMWVEEGEDKVVEATGEVYPGLVIAGMSVTETHGLPRMGPTFGSMLFSGKRAAEITAQKLKELNRT